A part of Streptomyces sp. NBC_00557 genomic DNA contains:
- a CDS encoding TetR/AcrR family transcriptional regulator, with translation MARPRKPLLSTDRIVETARDLVDREGLAAVSTRRLAAELGVSGPSLYNHFRTKDDILEAVADSVSSLVDLSMFEDGRDWRTALHDWAVSYRAALRDHPNIVPVLARGPGRRPAALRLADAVYGAMVDAGWPPAQATSIGALMRYFIMGSALGSFAGGFVDDASAYDPADYPHLGQAHLLAEQQEKIDERAFETGLTALLDGLAQQYAQVRQSVRR, from the coding sequence ATGGCCCGACCGCGCAAGCCCCTCCTCAGCACCGACCGGATCGTCGAGACGGCCCGGGACCTCGTGGACCGGGAGGGACTGGCGGCCGTCTCCACCCGCCGGCTCGCCGCCGAGCTGGGAGTCAGCGGGCCCTCGCTCTACAACCACTTCCGCACCAAGGACGACATCCTGGAGGCGGTCGCCGACTCGGTCAGTTCCCTGGTGGACCTGTCGATGTTCGAGGACGGCCGCGACTGGCGCACCGCACTGCACGACTGGGCCGTCTCCTACCGGGCCGCCCTGCGCGACCACCCGAACATCGTCCCGGTCCTGGCGCGCGGCCCCGGCCGCAGGCCGGCCGCGCTGCGGCTCGCCGACGCGGTCTACGGCGCGATGGTCGACGCCGGCTGGCCGCCGGCCCAGGCGACCTCCATCGGCGCGCTGATGCGGTACTTCATCATGGGCTCCGCGCTGGGCTCCTTCGCCGGGGGCTTCGTGGACGACGCGAGCGCGTACGACCCCGCCGACTACCCTCATCTCGGCCAGGCCCATCTGCTCGCCGAGCAGCAGGAGAAGATCGACGAGCGGGCCTTCGAGACGGGTCTTACGGCGCTGCTGGACGGGCTGGCGCAGCAGTACGCGCAGGTACGGCAGAGCGTCCGGCGATGA
- a CDS encoding Zn-dependent alcohol dehydrogenase, whose translation MAVRAAVLPAIGAPLEITGIELPDPGPGQVRVRLAAAGVCHSDLSLSNGTMRVPVPAVLGHEGAGTVVAVGEGVAQVAEGDPVVLNWAPSCGSCHACTLGEVWLCANALNGAADVYARTADGTDLHPGLNVAAFAEETVVSASCVLPLPQGVPLTDAALLGCAVLTGYGAVHHSARVREGETVAVFGVGGVGLATLQSARIAGASRIIAVDVSPAKEELARAAGATDYVLASENTAREIRALTGKQGVDVSVECVGRAVSIRAAWESTRRGGRTTVVGIGGKDQEVTFNALEIFHWGRTLSGCVYGNSDPARDLPVLAEHVRQGRLDLSALVTERIALDGIPAAFENMLAGKGGRALVVF comes from the coding sequence ATGGCCGTACGAGCCGCCGTCCTGCCCGCCATCGGCGCACCCCTGGAGATCACCGGCATCGAGCTGCCCGACCCGGGCCCCGGACAGGTCCGGGTCCGCCTCGCCGCCGCCGGGGTCTGCCACTCCGACCTCTCCCTGTCCAACGGCACCATGCGCGTCCCGGTCCCGGCCGTCCTCGGCCACGAGGGCGCCGGCACGGTCGTGGCCGTCGGCGAGGGCGTCGCGCAGGTCGCCGAGGGCGACCCCGTCGTCCTCAACTGGGCCCCGTCCTGCGGAAGTTGCCATGCCTGCACGCTCGGCGAGGTGTGGCTGTGCGCCAACGCCCTGAACGGCGCCGCCGACGTCTACGCCCGCACCGCCGACGGCACCGACCTGCACCCCGGCCTGAACGTCGCCGCGTTCGCCGAGGAGACCGTCGTCTCCGCGTCCTGCGTGCTGCCCCTGCCGCAGGGCGTCCCCCTCACCGACGCCGCCCTCCTCGGCTGCGCCGTCCTCACCGGCTACGGCGCCGTCCACCACTCGGCGCGGGTCCGCGAGGGCGAGACGGTGGCGGTGTTCGGCGTGGGCGGGGTCGGCCTCGCCACCCTCCAGTCGGCCCGCATCGCGGGCGCGTCGCGGATCATCGCCGTCGACGTCTCCCCGGCGAAGGAGGAACTCGCCCGCGCCGCCGGCGCCACCGACTACGTCCTCGCCTCGGAGAACACCGCCCGGGAGATCCGCGCCCTCACCGGCAAGCAGGGCGTCGACGTCTCCGTCGAGTGCGTGGGCCGCGCGGTGTCGATCCGCGCCGCCTGGGAGTCCACCCGCCGGGGCGGCCGTACGACGGTCGTCGGCATCGGCGGCAAGGACCAGGAGGTCACCTTCAACGCCCTGGAGATCTTCCACTGGGGCCGCACCCTGTCCGGCTGCGTCTACGGCAACAGCGACCCGGCACGCGACCTGCCGGTGCTCGCCGAGCACGTACGGCAGGGCCGCCTGGACCTCTCCGCGCTCGTCACCGAACGCATCGCCCTCGACGGCATCCCGGCCGCCTTCGAGAACATGCTCGCGGGCAAGGGCGGCCGCGCACTGGTGGTCTTCTGA
- a CDS encoding ArsR/SmtB family transcription factor, whose amino-acid sequence MTAKDPQAAGLAALASLIADETRATCLLALLDGRAWTAGELARHAGVAASTLSEHLGRLVAGGLIAEERQGRHRYVRLAGAHVAQLVEDLVAQLPPAAGRRAPRSLRESSAGSAMARGRTCYDHLAGRLGIAVTDALTLRGLLRQDTGFALTDAGLEWFGAAGIPLEVPGRRPLARACLDWTERRPHLAGAAGAALCRHALKTGWCVRIGSERAVKVTPSGERELSALLGISREELC is encoded by the coding sequence ATGACCGCCAAGGATCCGCAGGCCGCGGGCCTCGCCGCGCTGGCCTCACTGATCGCCGACGAGACCCGGGCCACGTGCCTGCTGGCCCTGCTCGACGGGCGGGCCTGGACCGCCGGCGAGCTGGCCCGGCACGCCGGGGTCGCCGCGTCGACGCTCAGCGAGCATCTGGGCAGGCTGGTCGCCGGAGGCCTGATCGCGGAGGAACGGCAGGGCCGGCACCGGTACGTTCGGCTCGCCGGCGCGCATGTGGCGCAGCTCGTGGAGGACCTCGTGGCGCAGCTGCCTCCGGCGGCCGGACGGCGGGCTCCGCGCAGCCTGCGCGAGTCGAGTGCCGGATCGGCCATGGCCCGGGGCCGTACCTGCTACGACCATCTCGCGGGGCGCCTCGGGATCGCCGTCACCGATGCGCTGACCCTGCGGGGGCTGCTGCGGCAGGACACGGGGTTCGCGCTGACGGACGCGGGGCTGGAGTGGTTCGGCGCGGCGGGGATCCCGCTCGAGGTCCCGGGCCGGCGTCCGCTGGCCCGTGCGTGCCTGGACTGGACCGAGCGGCGGCCCCATCTCGCGGGCGCGGCGGGGGCCGCGCTGTGCCGGCACGCGCTGAAGACGGGGTGGTGTGTGCGGATCGGCTCCGAGCGGGCGGTGAAGGTGACCCCGTCGGGGGAGCGGGAGTTGTCGGCGCTGCTCGGCATCTCGCGGGAAGAGCTGTGCTGA
- a CDS encoding class F sortase: MAPRRRRRRPWYRTRAYRLTRTALLVTVLVTVTGRCGGHGGAAGGGGPDAAAAAGPGSARSDGRPTPPPRPLPRSRPTSFRIPSLRIAAPVEGVRLDQDGRLRTPPVDRPKLVGWYEGGATPGESGTAVAVGHRDTTTGPAVFAALAFVKPGKTVEVRRADGRTAVYTVDRVKVFDKTGFPDGEVYGRTRRPELRVLTCGGLYSRRTGYTSNVVVFAHLTATR, translated from the coding sequence ATGGCGCCGCGTAGGCGGAGGAGAAGGCCCTGGTACCGGACCCGCGCCTACCGCCTCACCAGGACGGCCCTGCTGGTCACCGTCCTGGTGACGGTCACCGGCCGGTGCGGGGGGCACGGCGGGGCCGCCGGGGGCGGCGGCCCCGACGCCGCGGCGGCCGCCGGGCCGGGATCCGCGCGGTCCGACGGGCGCCCCACTCCCCCGCCCCGCCCGCTGCCCCGCTCCCGGCCGACCTCCTTCCGCATCCCCTCGCTGAGGATCGCGGCCCCGGTCGAGGGCGTCCGGCTGGACCAGGACGGGCGTCTTCGGACACCGCCCGTCGACCGGCCCAAGCTGGTCGGCTGGTACGAGGGCGGCGCCACGCCCGGGGAGTCCGGCACCGCGGTCGCCGTGGGCCACCGCGACACCACCACCGGTCCCGCCGTTTTCGCGGCGCTCGCCTTCGTCAAACCCGGCAAAACCGTCGAGGTGCGCCGCGCCGACGGCCGTACCGCCGTGTACACCGTGGACCGGGTGAAGGTCTTCGACAAGACGGGCTTTCCGGACGGGGAGGTCTACGGCCGTACCCGGCGCCCGGAGCTGCGGGTGCTGACCTGCGGCGGCTTGTACAGCCGGCGGACCGGCTACACGAGCAACGTGGTGGTCTTCGCCCACCTGACCGCGACCAGGTGA
- a CDS encoding ABC transporter ATP-binding protein codes for MTRAIALHDVSKAYARGPRVVDGLSLDIAPGEFLVLLGPSGCGKSTVLRMIAGLEDIDEGELLLDGEYANDWLPSERRMAMVFQNFALYPNMTSADNIGFPLRIEDPGADPRPRVGATARMLGIEELLDRFPSQLSGGERQRVAMGRAIARRPSAFLMDEPLSNIDAKLRNHLRAEISQLTRELGVTTVYVTHDQTEAMSLGDRVAVLRGGVLQQVGTPRTVYALPRNVFTAAFIGTPRINLLRGLVRAPLDGAMTISLGKQALRLPEPLSLDHQLLRVQQGREVIVGLRSEAVRIAKHSAARPGEVALTGLVEHVEFQGHEMLVHFNTGSLPAVVPELEAPRPAARPVRRRRREGPKVLDRLLERAGARRAGPVVTLGHPGDAEPEPEPAPPEGRLPGDLVVRTTPDLRLHHGMQVPLLVDLAHLFVFDQQGERICPSPDRLPDLDE; via the coding sequence ATGACACGCGCCATCGCACTGCACGACGTGAGCAAGGCCTACGCACGCGGCCCACGCGTGGTCGACGGGCTCTCGCTGGACATCGCGCCCGGCGAGTTCCTGGTCCTGCTCGGGCCGTCCGGCTGCGGCAAGTCCACCGTGCTGCGGATGATCGCCGGGCTGGAGGACATCGACGAGGGCGAGCTGCTGCTCGACGGCGAGTACGCCAACGACTGGCTGCCCTCCGAGCGCCGCATGGCCATGGTCTTCCAGAACTTCGCCCTCTATCCGAACATGACCAGCGCCGACAACATCGGCTTTCCGCTGCGCATCGAGGACCCCGGCGCCGACCCCCGCCCGCGGGTCGGCGCCACCGCCCGCATGCTCGGCATCGAGGAACTGCTCGACCGCTTCCCGAGCCAGCTGTCCGGCGGTGAGCGGCAGCGGGTGGCGATGGGCCGGGCCATCGCCCGCCGCCCGTCGGCGTTCCTGATGGACGAGCCGCTGTCCAACATCGACGCCAAGCTGCGCAACCACCTGCGCGCCGAGATCTCCCAGCTCACCCGGGAGCTCGGCGTCACCACGGTGTACGTCACCCACGACCAGACCGAGGCGATGTCGCTGGGCGACCGGGTCGCCGTGCTGCGCGGGGGAGTGCTCCAGCAGGTCGGCACCCCGCGCACCGTCTACGCACTGCCCCGCAACGTCTTCACCGCCGCCTTCATCGGCACCCCGCGCATCAACCTGCTGCGCGGTCTGGTGCGGGCCCCGCTGGACGGCGCCATGACCATCAGCCTGGGCAAGCAGGCCCTGCGGCTGCCCGAACCCCTCTCGCTGGACCACCAGTTGCTGCGCGTGCAGCAGGGCCGCGAGGTGATCGTCGGGCTGCGCTCGGAGGCGGTCCGCATCGCCAAGCACAGCGCGGCCCGGCCGGGCGAGGTCGCGCTCACCGGTCTCGTGGAGCACGTGGAGTTCCAGGGCCACGAGATGCTCGTCCACTTCAACACCGGCTCCCTGCCCGCCGTCGTACCCGAGCTGGAGGCCCCGCGCCCCGCCGCCCGGCCGGTGCGGCGGCGCCGCAGAGAGGGACCGAAGGTGCTGGACCGGCTGCTGGAGCGGGCCGGCGCGCGGCGGGCCGGACCCGTGGTGACGCTCGGCCACCCCGGGGACGCCGAGCCCGAACCCGAGCCCGCGCCCCCGGAGGGCCGGCTCCCCGGCGACCTGGTGGTCCGCACCACCCCCGACCTCCGGCTGCACCACGGCATGCAGGTCCCGCTCCTGGTGGACCTCGCCCATCTCTTCGTCTTCGACCAGCAGGGAGAGCGCATCTGCCCGTCCCCGGACCGGCTGCCCGACCTGGACGAGTGA
- a CDS encoding acyl-CoA dehydrogenase family protein: MNLELSEEQAAVRQLARDFVQREIAPHVVEWDRAEEVDRGIVKKLGEVGFLGLTVDEEYGGSGGDHLAYCLVTEELGRGDSSVRGIVSVSLGLVAKTIAAWGSEEQKRRWLPGLTAGEYVGCFGLTEPGTGSDAGNLATRAVRDGDDYVVNGTKMFITNGTWADVVLLFARSTDAPGHKGVSAFLVPTDTPGLTRRTIHGKLGLRGQATAELVLEDVRVPASAMVGEEGRGFSVAMSALAKGRMSVAAGCVGIAQAALDAAVRYAGEREQFGKPIARHQLVQELISDIAVDVDAARLLTWRVADLIDRGRPFAVEASKAKLFASEAAVRAANNALQVFGGYGYIDEYPAGKLLRDARVMTLYEGTSQIQKLLIGRALTGVSAF, encoded by the coding sequence GTGAACCTGGAGCTGAGCGAGGAGCAGGCCGCGGTACGGCAGCTCGCCCGGGACTTCGTGCAGCGCGAGATAGCCCCGCACGTCGTGGAGTGGGACCGCGCCGAGGAGGTCGACCGGGGCATCGTGAAGAAGCTCGGCGAGGTCGGCTTCCTCGGGCTGACCGTCGACGAGGAGTACGGCGGCTCGGGCGGCGACCACCTGGCGTACTGCCTGGTCACCGAGGAGCTGGGCCGCGGCGACTCCTCGGTGCGCGGGATCGTGTCCGTGTCCCTCGGGCTCGTCGCCAAGACGATCGCCGCCTGGGGGAGCGAGGAGCAGAAGCGGCGCTGGCTGCCGGGGCTGACCGCCGGCGAGTACGTCGGCTGCTTCGGCCTGACCGAGCCGGGCACCGGCTCGGACGCGGGTAACCTCGCCACCCGTGCCGTACGCGACGGCGACGACTACGTCGTCAACGGCACCAAGATGTTCATCACCAACGGCACCTGGGCCGACGTCGTCCTGCTCTTCGCCCGCTCCACCGACGCCCCCGGCCACAAGGGCGTCTCCGCCTTCCTGGTGCCCACCGACACCCCCGGCCTGACCCGCCGCACCATCCACGGCAAGCTCGGCCTGCGCGGCCAGGCCACCGCCGAACTCGTCCTCGAAGACGTCCGGGTGCCCGCGTCCGCGATGGTCGGCGAGGAGGGCAGGGGATTCTCCGTGGCCATGTCCGCGCTGGCCAAGGGGCGGATGTCGGTGGCCGCGGGCTGCGTCGGCATCGCCCAGGCCGCACTGGACGCGGCCGTGCGCTACGCCGGTGAGCGCGAGCAGTTCGGCAAACCCATCGCCCGGCACCAGCTGGTGCAGGAGCTGATCAGCGATATCGCCGTCGACGTGGACGCCGCCCGGCTGCTCACCTGGCGGGTCGCCGATCTGATCGACCGCGGCCGGCCCTTCGCCGTCGAGGCCTCCAAGGCCAAGCTGTTCGCCTCCGAGGCCGCCGTCCGCGCCGCCAACAACGCCCTGCAGGTCTTCGGCGGCTACGGCTACATCGACGAGTACCCGGCCGGCAAGCTCCTGCGCGACGCCCGCGTGATGACCCTCTACGAGGGCACCAGCCAGATCCAGAAGCTGCTCATCGGCCGTGCC
- a CDS encoding molybdopterin oxidoreductase family protein — protein MSRTALRICPLCEATCGLTLTIEGTRVTAARGDREDVFSKGFICPKGASFGAVDSDPDRLRTPLVRRDGELREATWEEAFDAVAAGLRPVVEGHGPDSVGVVLGNPNVHTVAGALYPPVLLAGLRTRSLFTASTVDQMPKHVSSGLLFGDANAIPVPDLDHTDHLLLIGANPLESNGSLCTAPDFPGKLKALKARGGHLTVVDPRRTRTARLADRHLAIRPGTDALLLAAMAHTLFEEGLADPAHLAPHVQGLDELREAIRDFTPDAVAEACDIDAPTIRTLARELAAAPTAAVYARIGSCTVPHGTLASWLVDVLNILTGNLDRPGGALFPQAATDRTPRPAGPGRGFKLGRWHSRVRRLPEAKGELPLSALAEEIDTATDEGEPVRALIVVAANPVLSAPDGDRLDKALDSLDFMVSVDPYLNETSRHADVVLPPPPPSQSPHHDFAFNTLAVRNQVRYSRPAVPLEPGRMAESEILARLILAATGMHGADPAAVDAMVIEQTLAKAVQEEHSPVYGRDPQDLAGQLTGENGPERRLDMMLRLGPYGDGFGARPDGLSLDRLLAHPHGIDLGPLRPRLPQPLKTASGKVELLPGPIAADLPRLREALRERPEGLVLVGRRHLRSNNSWMHNVPALTGGSNRCTLHIHPEDAARLGVRDGADVRVKGAGGEVVAPAEVTDAVRPGVVSLPHGWGHDRPGSRISHAAKDPGVNVNQLLDGSLLDPLSGNAVLNGVPVQLDASL, from the coding sequence GTGTCCCGCACCGCCCTGCGAATCTGCCCCCTGTGCGAGGCCACCTGCGGGCTGACCCTGACCATCGAGGGCACCCGGGTCACCGCCGCCCGCGGTGACCGCGAGGACGTCTTCAGCAAGGGGTTCATCTGCCCCAAGGGCGCCTCCTTCGGAGCCGTCGACTCCGATCCCGACCGCCTGCGCACCCCGCTCGTGCGCAGGGACGGCGAACTGCGCGAGGCCACCTGGGAGGAGGCCTTCGACGCGGTCGCCGCCGGACTGCGCCCGGTAGTGGAGGGGCACGGGCCGGACTCCGTCGGCGTGGTCCTCGGCAACCCCAACGTGCACACCGTGGCCGGCGCCCTCTACCCGCCGGTGCTCCTCGCCGGCCTGCGCACCCGCAGCCTGTTCACCGCCTCGACGGTCGACCAGATGCCCAAGCACGTCTCCAGCGGGCTGCTCTTCGGCGACGCGAACGCCATCCCGGTGCCCGACCTCGACCACACCGACCACCTGCTGCTCATCGGCGCCAACCCGCTGGAGTCCAACGGCAGTCTGTGCACCGCCCCCGACTTCCCCGGCAAGCTGAAGGCGCTCAAGGCCCGCGGCGGCCACCTCACCGTGGTGGACCCGCGCCGCACCCGCACCGCCCGGCTCGCCGACCGGCACCTGGCGATCCGCCCCGGCACCGACGCCCTGCTGCTCGCGGCGATGGCGCACACCCTCTTCGAGGAGGGCCTGGCCGACCCCGCCCACCTCGCCCCGCACGTCCAGGGCCTCGACGAACTCCGGGAGGCGATAAGGGACTTCACCCCCGACGCCGTCGCCGAGGCGTGCGACATCGACGCGCCGACCATCCGCACCCTCGCCCGCGAACTGGCCGCCGCCCCCACCGCCGCCGTCTACGCCCGCATCGGCAGCTGCACCGTGCCGCACGGCACCCTGGCCAGCTGGCTGGTGGACGTCCTCAACATCCTCACCGGGAACCTGGACCGGCCCGGCGGCGCCCTCTTCCCGCAGGCCGCCACCGACAGGACGCCCCGCCCGGCGGGCCCCGGCCGGGGCTTCAAACTCGGCCGCTGGCACTCCCGGGTGCGCCGACTGCCCGAGGCCAAGGGCGAGTTGCCGCTCTCCGCGCTCGCCGAGGAGATCGACACCGCGACGGACGAGGGCGAGCCGGTCCGCGCGCTGATCGTCGTCGCCGCCAACCCGGTGCTGTCCGCGCCCGACGGCGACCGCCTCGACAAGGCGCTGGACTCCCTCGACTTCATGGTCAGCGTCGACCCGTACCTGAACGAGACCTCACGCCACGCCGACGTCGTCCTGCCCCCGCCCCCGCCGTCCCAGAGCCCGCACCACGACTTCGCCTTCAACACCCTCGCCGTGCGCAACCAGGTCCGCTACAGCCGCCCCGCCGTCCCGCTGGAGCCGGGCCGGATGGCCGAGAGCGAGATCCTCGCCCGGCTGATCCTCGCGGCCACCGGCATGCACGGCGCCGACCCGGCCGCCGTCGACGCCATGGTCATCGAGCAGACCCTCGCCAAGGCCGTACAGGAGGAGCACTCGCCCGTGTACGGGCGCGACCCGCAGGACCTCGCCGGGCAGCTGACCGGGGAGAACGGTCCCGAGCGGCGGCTGGACATGATGCTGCGCCTCGGCCCGTACGGCGACGGCTTCGGCGCACGGCCCGACGGTCTGAGCCTGGACAGGCTGCTCGCCCACCCGCACGGCATCGACCTCGGCCCGCTGCGCCCGCGCCTGCCGCAGCCGCTGAAGACCGCGAGCGGCAAGGTCGAGCTGCTGCCCGGGCCGATCGCCGCCGACCTGCCCCGGCTGCGCGAGGCGCTGCGGGAGCGGCCCGAGGGGCTTGTCCTGGTGGGCCGCCGCCATCTGCGCTCCAACAACAGCTGGATGCACAACGTGCCGGCCCTCACCGGCGGATCCAACCGCTGCACCCTGCACATCCACCCCGAGGACGCGGCCCGGCTCGGCGTCCGCGACGGGGCGGACGTCCGCGTCAAGGGCGCCGGGGGAGAGGTGGTGGCGCCGGCCGAGGTCACCGACGCCGTACGGCCCGGCGTGGTGAGCCTCCCGCACGGCTGGGGCCACGACCGCCCCGGAAGCCGGATCAGCCACGCCGCGAAGGACCCGGGCGTCAACGTCAACCAGCTCCTCGACGGCAGCCTGCTCGACCCGCTCTCCGGCAACGCGGTCCTCAACGGCGTCCCCGTCCAGCTGGACGCAAGCCTGTGA
- a CDS encoding aldehyde dehydrogenase family protein: protein MKAHDGLYIDGAWRPAGTTDVIEVVNPADEQVIASVPAGGALDVDTAVRAARAALPGWSATPPAERAARLSALRDVLAARKDEIAETVTAELGSPLQFSQAVHAAVPIAVAGSYAELAATHSFEEKVGNSTVLHEPVGVVGAITPWNYPLHQIVAKVAPALAAGCTVVLKPAEDTPLTAQLFAEAVHEAGVPAGVFNLVTGLGPVAGQALAEHPDVDLVSFTGSTAVGRRIGAVAGGAVKKVALELGGKSANVILPSADLARAVNVGVANVMSNSGQTCSAWTRMLVHRDQYDQAVELAAAAAAKYGDRIGPLVNAKQQQRVRGYIEKGVAEGARLVAGGPESPREKGYYVSPTVFADVTPEMTIAQEEIFGPVLSILRYDDEEDALRIANGTVYGLAGAVWAGEESEAVAFARRMDTGQVDINGGRFNPLAPFGGYKQSGVGRELGAHGLGEYLQTKSLQF from the coding sequence ATGAAGGCACACGACGGCCTCTACATCGACGGCGCCTGGCGCCCCGCCGGGACCACGGACGTCATCGAGGTCGTGAACCCCGCCGACGAGCAGGTCATCGCGAGCGTGCCGGCCGGCGGTGCCCTCGACGTCGACACCGCCGTACGCGCCGCGCGCGCCGCCCTGCCCGGCTGGTCGGCCACGCCCCCGGCCGAGCGCGCCGCCCGCCTGAGCGCCCTGCGGGACGTCCTCGCGGCCCGCAAGGACGAGATCGCCGAGACGGTCACCGCCGAACTGGGCTCCCCGCTGCAGTTCTCCCAGGCCGTGCACGCGGCGGTGCCGATCGCGGTGGCCGGCTCCTACGCCGAGCTGGCCGCGACCCACTCCTTCGAGGAGAAGGTCGGCAACTCCACCGTCCTGCACGAGCCCGTCGGCGTGGTCGGCGCGATCACGCCCTGGAACTACCCCCTGCACCAGATCGTCGCCAAGGTGGCCCCCGCACTCGCCGCCGGCTGCACGGTGGTCCTCAAGCCCGCCGAGGACACGCCGCTCACCGCGCAGCTCTTCGCCGAGGCCGTGCACGAGGCGGGCGTGCCCGCCGGTGTGTTCAACCTGGTCACCGGGCTCGGCCCGGTCGCCGGCCAGGCCCTCGCCGAGCACCCCGACGTCGACCTGGTCTCCTTCACCGGCTCCACGGCCGTGGGCCGGCGGATCGGCGCGGTGGCCGGCGGAGCCGTCAAGAAGGTGGCCCTCGAACTCGGCGGCAAGTCCGCCAACGTCATCCTGCCGAGCGCCGACCTCGCCAGGGCGGTCAACGTCGGCGTCGCCAACGTGATGTCCAACTCCGGCCAGACGTGCAGCGCCTGGACCCGCATGCTGGTCCACCGCGACCAGTACGACCAGGCCGTCGAGCTGGCCGCCGCGGCCGCCGCCAAGTACGGCGACCGCATCGGGCCCCTGGTCAACGCCAAGCAGCAGCAGCGGGTGCGCGGTTACATCGAGAAGGGCGTCGCCGAGGGCGCCCGGCTGGTCGCGGGCGGCCCCGAGTCCCCGCGCGAGAAGGGCTATTACGTCAGCCCGACGGTGTTCGCCGACGTCACCCCCGAGATGACGATCGCGCAGGAGGAGATCTTCGGCCCCGTCCTGTCGATCCTGAGGTACGACGACGAGGAGGACGCCCTGCGCATCGCCAACGGCACGGTCTACGGCCTCGCGGGCGCCGTGTGGGCCGGCGAGGAGTCCGAGGCGGTGGCCTTCGCCCGGCGCATGGACACCGGCCAGGTCGACATCAACGGCGGCCGGTTCAATCCGCTGGCCCCCTTCGGCGGCTACAAGCAGTCCGGGGTCGGCCGCGAACTCGGCGCGCACGGACTCGGCGAGTACCTCCAGACCAAGTCCCTCCAGTTCTAA
- a CDS encoding DMT family transporter translates to MNTAPRHRLLPAAAAVVTVVLWASAFVAIRSAGQEYAPGALALGRLASGALALGVLWAVRREGLPPREAWRGILLSGLLWFGFYMVVLNWGEQQVDAGTAALVVNIGPLLIALLGARLLGDPMPPRLLAGMGVSFAGAVTVGLSMSGGGGASVLGVVLCLLAAVAYAAGVVAQKPALGRASALQVTTFGCLVGAVACLPFAGQLAHQAAHAPLPATLGMVYLGVFPTALAFTTWAYALARTTASRMGATTYAVPALVVLMSWLVLGEVPGVLTLGGGVLCLAGVAVSRSRARGGRTVRVAAGEEPRPETSEKVG, encoded by the coding sequence ATGAACACCGCCCCACGTCACCGCCTCCTCCCCGCCGCCGCGGCCGTCGTCACCGTCGTGCTGTGGGCGTCGGCCTTCGTGGCGATCCGGAGTGCGGGGCAGGAGTATGCCCCCGGTGCGCTGGCCCTCGGGCGGCTGGCGTCGGGGGCGCTGGCGCTGGGGGTCCTATGGGCGGTGCGCCGGGAGGGGCTGCCGCCCAGGGAGGCCTGGCGCGGCATCCTGCTGTCCGGGCTGCTGTGGTTCGGGTTCTACATGGTCGTCCTCAACTGGGGCGAGCAGCAGGTGGACGCCGGCACCGCGGCCCTCGTGGTGAACATCGGCCCGCTGCTGATCGCCCTGCTCGGCGCCCGGCTGCTCGGCGATCCGATGCCGCCGCGGCTGCTGGCGGGCATGGGCGTGTCGTTCGCCGGCGCGGTGACCGTGGGCCTGTCGATGTCGGGCGGCGGCGGAGCCTCCGTGCTCGGCGTGGTGCTGTGCCTGCTCGCCGCCGTGGCGTACGCCGCCGGAGTCGTCGCGCAGAAGCCGGCCCTGGGGCGGGCGAGCGCGCTGCAGGTGACGACGTTCGGGTGTCTGGTGGGGGCGGTGGCGTGTCTGCCGTTCGCCGGGCAGCTCGCGCACCAGGCCGCGCACGCGCCGCTGCCGGCCACCCTCGGCATGGTCTATCTCGGCGTCTTCCCGACCGCGCTCGCCTTCACCACGTGGGCCTACGCCCTGGCCCGCACCACCGCCAGCCGGATGGGCGCGACGACGTACGCCGTGCCCGCACTGGTGGTGCTGATGTCCTGGCTGGTGCTCGGCGAGGTGCCGGGCGTGCTGACGCTGGGCGGCGGTGTGCTGTGTCTCGCGGGGGTGGCGGTGTCGCGGTCCAGGGCGCGTGGGGGCCGGACGGTCCGGGTCGCGGCCGGCGAGGAGCCGCGCCCGGAGACGTCCGAGAAGGTCGGCTGA